From a single Sphingobium sp. genomic region:
- a CDS encoding amidohydrolase family protein produces the protein MKKLAFLLVGTAMAVSAAQAEDVVAIEAGQLLDKPGNAPRGASTIIVRDGKVSEIRAGHGNAPAGARLVDLRDKFVLPGLIDSHVHLDSDAGGNAALVEAVTSSDAATAYRAAGNARKTLMAGFTTVRNLGDGTGATLALRDAIAAGDLPGPRIIDAGRSISTTSGHMDGTLSMSEDLHASIDQDNLCDGVESCRQAIRKQIRRGVDVIKIATTGGVNSRIGAGLGRQIFDDEVKALVDTAHLYGKKVAVHAHGTDGVNAALAAGANSIEHGTTLDDASLKLFKQAGAYYVPTLSTVNGYLERLAANPNAYPPDVLAKVKWRIEVTGKSLEKAYPAGVKIAFGTDAGVSKHGRNADEFELMVKHGMSPAAAIEAATVNASQLLGVDAEVGTLEPGKAADIIAVAGDPTRDVTVLKSVRFVMKNGVIHKDER, from the coding sequence GGCATCGACGATCATCGTGCGCGATGGCAAGGTTTCAGAAATCCGCGCAGGCCATGGCAATGCACCTGCAGGTGCGCGGCTGGTCGACTTGCGCGACAAATTTGTTCTGCCGGGGCTGATCGACAGCCATGTTCATCTTGATAGCGATGCCGGCGGCAATGCGGCGCTGGTAGAAGCGGTGACGAGCAGCGATGCCGCGACCGCTTACCGTGCAGCGGGCAATGCCAGAAAGACGCTGATGGCGGGCTTCACCACGGTGCGTAATCTGGGCGATGGCACCGGCGCGACGCTGGCGCTGCGCGATGCCATTGCAGCAGGCGATCTGCCCGGGCCGCGTATCATCGACGCCGGGCGCTCAATTTCCACCACCAGCGGCCATATGGATGGCACGCTGAGCATGAGCGAGGATCTGCACGCCAGCATCGATCAGGATAATCTGTGCGACGGCGTCGAAAGCTGCCGTCAGGCCATCCGCAAGCAGATCCGCCGCGGAGTAGATGTGATCAAGATTGCGACGACCGGCGGGGTCAACAGCCGGATCGGCGCGGGGCTGGGCCGCCAGATTTTTGACGATGAGGTCAAGGCGCTCGTTGATACCGCGCATCTATATGGCAAGAAGGTTGCCGTGCATGCCCATGGCACCGATGGCGTCAACGCTGCGCTTGCAGCAGGGGCCAATTCGATCGAACATGGAACGACGCTGGATGATGCCAGCCTGAAGCTGTTCAAGCAGGCCGGGGCCTATTATGTGCCGACGCTCTCGACGGTGAACGGTTATCTTGAACGGCTTGCGGCCAACCCCAATGCCTATCCGCCCGATGTTCTTGCCAAGGTCAAATGGCGGATCGAAGTGACGGGCAAAAGCCTTGAAAAGGCCTATCCTGCAGGCGTGAAGATCGCCTTTGGCACTGATGCCGGCGTGTCAAAGCATGGCCGCAATGCCGACGAGTTTGAACTGATGGTTAAGCATGGCATGTCGCCCGCCGCTGCCATTGAAGCGGCCACGGTGAATGCGTCACAGTTGCTGGGTGTTGATGCCGAAGTCGGCACGCTGGAGCCCGGCAAGGCCGCCGATATCATTGCCGTTGCAGGTGATCCGACCCGCGATGTGACCGTGCTGAAATCGGTGCGTTTCGTGATGAAAAATGGCGTCATCCATAAGGATGAACGCTAG
- a CDS encoding HesA/MoeB/ThiF family protein, whose protein sequence is MTLSDDQLDRYARHIVLHDIGGAGQARLLGSHVLLVGAGGIGCPAIQYLAAAGVGTISVVDDDVVSLSNLQRQILYDDAQIGMAKVDAAQAAVARLNPDIKFHALNQRISADTSSDFLNGVDIVIDGSDTFGTRLIVNDLCLAARVPLVSAAIGRFHGQIGTFSGWEADAPCYRCFVGDAHDPDDCDDCATQGVLGAMCGLMGSFAAMEAIRLLTGFGDDAKGKLHIFDGLKPAMRTISLPKDTDCTSCGVG, encoded by the coding sequence ATGACGCTCAGCGACGACCAACTGGATCGCTACGCCCGCCATATCGTGCTCCATGATATTGGCGGCGCGGGCCAGGCAAGGCTGCTGGGCAGCCATGTGCTGCTTGTCGGCGCGGGCGGCATCGGTTGCCCTGCCATCCAATATCTCGCGGCGGCGGGCGTTGGCACAATCAGCGTCGTGGATGACGATGTTGTCTCTCTATCCAACCTCCAACGCCAGATATTATATGACGACGCCCAAATCGGCATGGCAAAGGTTGATGCGGCACAGGCCGCTGTTGCACGATTGAACCCCGATATAAAATTCCATGCTCTTAATCAGCGTATTAGTGCCGATACTTCATCCGATTTCCTGAACGGGGTCGATATTGTGATCGATGGCAGCGACACCTTTGGCACGCGGTTGATCGTCAATGACCTGTGCCTGGCTGCACGTGTTCCGCTAGTTAGCGCAGCAATAGGCCGCTTTCACGGGCAAATTGGCACCTTCAGCGGATGGGAAGCCGATGCGCCCTGCTATCGCTGTTTTGTCGGCGACGCGCATGATCCCGATGATTGCGACGATTGCGCGACGCAAGGCGTGCTCGGCGCGATGTGCGGCCTGATGGGCAGTTTTGCCGCAATGGAGGCGATCCGCCTGCTCACCGGCTTTGGCGATGATGCCAAGGGCAAGCTGCATATCTTTGACGGGCTGAAGCCCGCCATGCGGACGATCAGCCTGCCAAAGGATACCGACTGCACCTCCTGCGGCGTCGGCTGA
- the dut gene encoding dUTP diphosphatase, protein MPSDKVEIRIKRLNNGAGLPLPVYASEGAAGMDICAAEAVTLKPGKRAAVPTGFAFGIPHGFEIQVRPRSGLALKHGITCLNTPGTIDCDYRGEVKVILANLGDEDVQFERGDRIAQLVVAAAPQAAIVEVDALDDTARGAGGFGSTGV, encoded by the coding sequence ATGCCCTCGGACAAGGTTGAAATCAGGATCAAGCGGCTGAACAATGGTGCTGGCCTGCCCCTGCCTGTGTACGCCAGCGAAGGTGCGGCCGGTATGGACATTTGCGCAGCCGAGGCTGTTACCTTGAAACCCGGTAAGCGCGCCGCAGTGCCTACAGGCTTTGCCTTCGGGATACCGCATGGCTTTGAAATACAGGTTCGTCCGCGTTCCGGCCTTGCGCTGAAGCATGGCATTACCTGCCTCAACACGCCCGGAACGATCGATTGCGATTATCGCGGCGAAGTGAAGGTGATTCTTGCGAATTTGGGCGATGAAGATGTCCAGTTCGAACGGGGAGACCGCATCGCCCAGTTGGTCGTAGCCGCAGCCCCGCAGGCAGCGATTGTCGAGGTTGACGCACTCGACGATACGGCGCGCGGCGCGGGCGGTTTTGGCTCAACAGGGGTATGA
- a CDS encoding bifunctional phosphopantothenoylcysteine decarboxylase/phosphopantothenate synthase, producing the protein MAQKRILLIVAGGIAAYKSLELVRLLKRQGLAVRAVMTKSANEFVTPLSMGVMTEDQVYGDMFDLKDEREIGHIQLSRQADLVVICPATANILAKMASGIADDLATTVLLATDKPVLAVPAMNVRMWNHPATQRNLAQLQKDGVTIMPPDEGAMACGEYGPGRLPEPPAIAEHICAMLRHDFDSTLTAGRAPTTKSASASLSAQPDFADISHRPLYGRHVLVTAGPTHEAIDPVRYIANRSSGKQGFAIAQAAAELGATVTLVAGPVQLETPPGVIRIDVESAREMLAAVENSLPADVAIMVAAVADWRAADVPDQKIKKDGQGVPPLALTENPDILATLGQHAQRPGLLIGFAAETEKVVEHAQAKLGKKGCDWIVANDVSGDVMGGANNAVHIVTRDGVESWGDAPKDAIARKLMEKIAHALGQG; encoded by the coding sequence ATGGCCCAGAAGCGCATCCTTCTTATCGTCGCGGGCGGGATAGCCGCTTACAAGTCGCTGGAACTTGTCCGCCTGCTCAAACGGCAAGGTCTTGCCGTGCGCGCGGTTATGACGAAAAGCGCGAACGAATTTGTGACGCCGCTGTCCATGGGCGTGATGACCGAAGATCAGGTCTATGGCGATATGTTCGACCTGAAAGACGAACGCGAAATCGGCCATATCCAGCTCAGCCGTCAGGCCGATCTGGTCGTTATCTGTCCCGCCACCGCAAATATCTTGGCCAAGATGGCATCGGGCATTGCCGATGATCTGGCGACGACCGTCTTGCTGGCAACCGACAAGCCGGTTCTGGCAGTTCCGGCGATGAATGTTCGCATGTGGAACCACCCGGCCACGCAGCGCAATCTGGCGCAATTGCAAAAGGATGGCGTGACGATCATGCCCCCTGATGAAGGCGCCATGGCCTGCGGGGAATATGGTCCCGGACGGCTTCCAGAACCGCCTGCCATTGCAGAGCATATTTGCGCGATGCTCCGCCATGACTTTGACTCAACGCTGACGGCAGGCCGGGCGCCGACAACCAAATCTGCTTCAGCCTCGCTTTCTGCACAGCCCGATTTTGCCGACATCAGCCACCGCCCGCTTTATGGCCGGCATGTGCTCGTGACGGCAGGGCCGACGCATGAGGCGATCGATCCGGTGCGCTACATCGCCAACCGCTCCTCTGGCAAACAGGGTTTTGCGATTGCACAGGCCGCCGCCGAACTGGGCGCGACAGTGACGCTGGTTGCAGGGCCGGTGCAGCTTGAAACGCCCCCGGGCGTGATACGCATTGATGTGGAAAGCGCGCGCGAAATGCTGGCCGCGGTAGAAAATTCACTTCCCGCCGATGTTGCGATCATGGTTGCGGCAGTCGCCGATTGGCGGGCCGCCGATGTGCCTGATCAAAAGATCAAGAAAGACGGTCAGGGCGTCCCTCCCCTCGCCCTTACCGAAAATCCCGACATTCTTGCTACATTGGGCCAACATGCGCAGCGGCCCGGTTTGCTTATCGGTTTCGCCGCAGAGACCGAAAAGGTCGTCGAGCATGCGCAGGCAAAGCTTGGCAAAAAAGGCTGCGACTGGATCGTTGCCAATGATGTGTCGGGCGATGTCATGGGCGGCGCCAACAATGCCGTGCATATCGTGACCCGCGACGGCGTCGAAAGTTGGGGCGATGCCCCCAAGGACGCCATTGCCCGCAAATTGATGGAGAAGATCGCCCATGCCCTCGGACAAGGTTGA
- the ubiB gene encoding 2-polyprenylphenol 6-hydroxylase produces the protein MTRPTTHILRLLKWGRILARHGALRGIENDRNTPPQVKRLCRIARIGTIQPRVPDYAGAFREIGPAAIKLGQTLATRPDLVGEDAVRNLLTLQDSLPPEKYDRIYEEIDQSLNRPAAELFEHIDPDPVGAASIAQVHRARTSDGREVAVKVLRPGIREQFARDIETYEWAAAHLEAMGGEAARLRPQLVIANFKRWSLRELDLRREAASASELKEAMTAVEGYYIPAIDWDRSSGRVMTLEWVDGIKISDVAAIEAAGHDRAKIAERLVLTFLRQAISEGFFHADMHQGNLFVRPDGSIVAIDFGIMGRIDRQARLWLAEILYGLTTGNYRRVAEIHFEARYVPDYHNVDEFATALRAVGEPTRGKPVSELSVGQMLDSLFAITRDFDMQTQPHLLLLQKTMVMVEGVATSLNPAINMWDVAAPYVGDWIRGELGPEAAIADGLRDRFKTLALIPDLIKRLDDQLPRKGGAPPPPPLPEIELIWDRRRSDANGWRLALTALIAAAAGAAAMWALG, from the coding sequence ATGACCCGCCCGACCACGCACATCCTTCGCCTGTTAAAATGGGGCCGCATTCTCGCACGCCATGGCGCGCTGCGCGGCATAGAGAATGATCGCAACACCCCACCCCAGGTCAAGCGTCTGTGCCGCATTGCCCGCATCGGCACGATCCAACCGCGCGTTCCGGATTATGCGGGTGCCTTTCGCGAAATCGGGCCTGCTGCGATTAAACTGGGGCAGACATTGGCCACCCGCCCCGATCTTGTCGGCGAGGATGCTGTACGTAATCTGCTGACGCTGCAGGATTCGCTGCCGCCCGAAAAATATGACCGTATTTACGAGGAAATCGACCAGAGCCTGAACAGGCCGGCTGCCGAACTGTTCGAGCATATCGATCCGGATCCGGTCGGTGCCGCATCGATTGCCCAGGTGCATCGTGCGCGCACCAGCGACGGCCGCGAAGTCGCCGTAAAAGTCTTGCGCCCCGGCATTCGCGAACAGTTTGCCCGCGACATTGAAACCTATGAATGGGCGGCGGCCCATCTTGAAGCCATGGGCGGTGAAGCGGCCCGGCTGCGACCGCAACTGGTGATCGCCAATTTCAAGCGCTGGTCCTTGCGCGAGTTGGACCTGCGGCGTGAGGCCGCCTCCGCGTCCGAACTCAAGGAGGCGATGACGGCAGTCGAGGGCTATTATATCCCCGCAATCGACTGGGACCGCTCCTCCGGCCGGGTGATGACACTCGAATGGGTTGACGGGATCAAGATTTCCGATGTCGCCGCGATCGAGGCCGCAGGGCATGATCGGGCCAAAATAGCCGAGCGGCTTGTGCTCACCTTCCTGCGTCAGGCGATTTCCGAAGGCTTTTTCCATGCCGACATGCATCAGGGGAATTTGTTCGTCCGCCCTGACGGCAGTATCGTCGCGATCGATTTCGGTATCATGGGACGGATCGACCGGCAGGCGCGGCTGTGGCTTGCCGAAATCCTCTATGGCCTGACAACCGGCAATTATCGCCGTGTCGCCGAAATCCATTTCGAGGCACGCTATGTGCCCGACTATCACAATGTCGACGAATTCGCGACCGCACTGCGCGCCGTGGGTGAACCAACGCGCGGCAAGCCCGTCAGCGAGCTTTCGGTCGGGCAGATGCTCGACAGCCTGTTTGCGATCACCCGCGATTTCGACATGCAGACCCAGCCGCACCTCTTGCTGCTGCAAAAGACCATGGTGATGGTCGAAGGCGTCGCAACCAGCCTGAACCCGGCGATCAACATGTGGGATGTGGCCGCACCCTATGTCGGCGATTGGATCCGCGGCGAACTTGGCCCCGAAGCTGCGATTGCCGATGGCCTGCGCGATCGATTTAAAACGCTCGCGCTTATCCCTGACCTTATCAAGCGCCTCGACGATCAATTGCCCCGTAAGGGCGGTGCTCCGCCGCCGCCGCCGCTGCCCGAAATTGAACTGATCTGGGACAGACGGCGAAGCGACGCCAATGGCTGGCGCCTTGCGTTGACCGCCCTGATTGCAGCGGCCGCTGGCGCAGCGGCCATGTGGGCGCTAGGATAA